In the genome of Streptomyces sp. P3, the window GGGGGTGCCGAGGTCGATCCAGCTCACGGTGTTCTCGGGGTGCCGCGTGATGTTCATCGCGGTGACTTTCGCTTCAGGCCGCCTCGCCCCGGTGGTGGGGCGAGGCGGTGTTCAGAGCCGATTTGGCGGCAACCTTCGGTGTCAGGTGTAGTAGGGCGAGTTCAGATCGATGCTGGCGTCTTTGACGATGTCGCCGTCGAACAGTCGTGTCGTTGCCGGGGCTCCGGCCCGGCGGGCTTCCTCGGCGAAGGGGCCCTGGGCGAAGGCCAGGGCGTTCTGGGCGCTGTCGAACTCGTAGAAGCCGCCCAGGGTGTGCGTTCCGATGCCGGACAACCACGTCTTGCGGATCAGGCCCGGCGCGGTCTTCAGCGCGGTATTGATCTGGCGCCAGTCGAACTGATCGAACGGCACTGCCGTCTGGATCTCGGTGTAGAGAAATGTCTTGCCCATCACGAACCTCCGGGTTGGGGGCTGTTCAGTCCGCCCCACTAGTACGTGCGTCCTAGTGGGGAGCATGGACTAGGATGGTCGTACTAGTCAAGGAGGTCGCGATGGCCGCGGACACGAAGGCCCGCATGATCAGCGCAGCAATCGGGCTGCTGCAGCGCCACGGCCTGGCCGCGATGTCCTTCACCGACGTCCTGGCCGAGAGCGGCGCCGCGCGCGGGGCGATCTATCACCATTTCCCGGGCGGCAAACAGCAACTCGCACTCGAAGCCGCCCGCCGCAACGCCGAAGACGTCCGCGGCCACCTGCACGAACTGCCGGCCCGCACGCCACGCGACGTCGTGGAGGCGTTCCTTGGCGGCGTCCGCCCCGTGGTGCAGGCGTCCGCCGGGGGCGGCGGCTGCGCCATCGCGGCGGTCACCGTCGACGGCGGTGCGGCCATCGCCGACCAGAGCGGCCTGCGTGCTGTCGCGGCCGAAGCATTCACCGGATGGGGCGGCGAACTCGCCGGAAAACTCACCCACGCCGGAATGAGCTCGTCCCAGGCCGCTGATCTGGCCACACTCATGATCGTCACACTCGAAGGCGCCCACATCCTGTGTCGCGCCGCCGGCAGCATCGCCCCTTTCGACAGAGCTGCCGCGGCCCTGCTCGCCGGCCTCCCGAGCTCGGGCTGAACCCGTGCCGGAACACAACAACGCGGCGCGCTGACACGATCAGGCTTCTGCCATGGCATGCACAATGCCGCCTGGGCCGGGTGTTGCTGTGACGCAACATTTTGGCCGCACGGCCCTGTCCCCTCGTGTCTTCACTGATCACCGGCCCCCAGCGCCGTCGACTCGGTTCACAGAGTCGGCTGACGCTCCCGGCTGCGTGATCTTGTGACTGAGCGCCTGAGTCGGCCATTGACCACTGCGGTCGGCCACTTCGGCGCTGCCGCGCTGCCGTACTGTCGGCGCCTCCGCCGGGGGCTACTACTTCGTGCCGACCGTGCGCAGTGCGGCGAGCACCAGTGCCCGGGTGACGGTGACGACTTCGCTCACGCGGACCTGTTCCTGTGGGCCGTGTGCGTGGCGTACGTCGCCGGGGCCGTACTGCAGCGTGGGGATGCCCGCCCCGGCGTACAGTCGCAGGTCACTGCCGTATGGGGCGCCTCGCTCAGCCGGTCGCGGGCCGCCGGTGACGTCGGCGTGCGCGTTGCCGACCCGGGCCGTGAGCGGATGCCCGGCGGGCAGCCGTCCGCTGGCGAACTGTCCGCCGGGCCACGTCACCGTGGCCGGGTGGGAGCGCAGCCAGGGGTCGGCCGCGCAGGCCTCGGCCACGCACGCCTCCAGTTCGCTGCGTGCCCGGGCCGGATCCTCGCCCAGCCGGACGCCCAGCCTTCCTTCGGCCACCAGCAGGTCGGGCACGCTGCTGGCCCAGTCGCCGGAATGGACGGTGCCGACGGACAGCGGGTAGGGGATGGGGTATTCGGACATGAGCGGGTCGCAGCCGGCGTTGCGGCGGGCTTCCAGGTCGGCGAGCGCGCGGTGGATGGGCAGGTATGCGTCGATGGCGCTCACTCCCACGTATCTGGTGCTGCCGTGGGTGGCCCGGCCGGGTACCTGGATGCGAAAGGTCAGGGCACCGGCGTTCGCCGTCATGAGCGCACCGCTGGTCGGTTCGGTGATGATGCAGGCGTCACCGGTGTGGCCGCGCTCGAGGGTGCCGAACGCTCCGAGTCCTCCGTCCTCTTCGCTGACCACGAAGTGCGCGGACATCTGGCCGCGCAGCCTTGCGCCGGCCTCCCGTATCGCGGCCAGGGCGGCGAGTATCGCCACCATCCCCGCCTTCATGTCGCACGCTCCTCGTGCGTACACCACGTCCCCGGCGACCCGGGGGCGGAAGGGGTCACCCGCCCATCGCGCCAGGTCCCCGGAAGGGACGACGTCGACGTGTCCCTGGAGGACCAGGGTCGGCCCGTCGCCCCGGGGCCGCGTGCCGCCCACCAGGCCCCACGCCTCCGTGCGCGGGGCCTCGCTGCCGGGAAACCGGGGATGGGCACGCAGCTCGGGCAGGTTCATGGACCACAGGTCGACATCGAGGTCCATCCGCTCCAGACGCCGGGCCAGGACGTGCTGGATCTCGGACTCCGCGGCGCTACCCGTCACGCTCGGGACCGCGAGAAGTTCCAGCAGCAACCGGGCGATGGCCGCCTCGTCCACCGCGGCCAGTGCCGAGGCTTCCACATCGCTCAGACTCGCTGTCATCTCGACACTTCTCCCGGCACGTGACATCAGGACAAGCCGGAGACTATGTTCGGCGGACAACGCAAACAATCGCCATTTAATGCTGCCTACTGTCGCTTTCTTGCAATGTCAGCGGGTCCACGGCCATTTCTTGCGCTGAGTCGCGGGCTCCGACGTCTGGAGTGAGGTCATGGACGCCATCGATCAAGCGATCATCCGCTACGTGCTGCACCACGCACGCGCCCCGTACGCCCAGATCGGCAGGGCGGCCGGGCTGTCCGCGCCCGCCGCCAAGCGGCGTCTCGACCGGCTGGTGGCAACCGGCGCGATCCGCGGCTTCACCGCTCTCATCGATCCTCAGGCGTTGGCCTGGCACACCGAGGCTTTCGTCGAGATCTACTGCACCGGCAATCCCACCCCCGCCGAACTGTGCCAAGCCCTGGAGGGCATCCCCGAGGTCGTCGAAGCCTGTACCGTCTCCGGTGCCGCGGACGCAGTCGTCCACATGCTCGCCAGAGACATCACGCATCTGGAACAGGCCATCCAACGCGTGCGCGCCACCGCTCCCGTCGAACGGACCGAGAGCGCCATCGTGCTCTCCCGGCTGCTGAACCGGCCTCGCGTGTGATCGACACCATGGGATCACCACGAGCGCCGAGGCTCACGCCGTCCGCCGGCCGACTGTGACACTCAAAGGGGCCGACTCACGGGAGCGGAAACCGAAGCGGCAGGACAGGGCGGAGCAGGTCGGGCTCCGGTGAGGGCGCTGCCGCATATGATCGGCCGGTGATCAGTCCTGTCGTTCTCCGGGTCGCCGCGACGCCGGCTGCTCCCGCTCTCGTTCTTCGCCCCTGGAGCCTGGCGGAGGCAGCGCCGCTGGTCGAGGTGTTCCGGGATGCCGAACTGCGCCGGTGGACGAGCCACATCGTGGAGAACGAAGCAGACGGGACGCGGTGGGTGCGGTCCCAGCAGCAGAGCTGGTCGGCGCGGGACCGGTTCAACTTCGCCGTCCTCGAGGAGCAACCCGAAGGCCACCGCGGGTCGTTGCTCGGAAGCGTGGTCCTCAAGGCCGTCGCGCCCGGTGAACCGGCCGCCGAGGTGGGCTACTGGACCGCTGCCCA includes:
- a CDS encoding ArgE/DapE family deacylase, producing the protein MTASLSDVEASALAAVDEAAIARLLLELLAVPSVTGSAAESEIQHVLARRLERMDLDVDLWSMNLPELRAHPRFPGSEAPRTEAWGLVGGTRPRGDGPTLVLQGHVDVVPSGDLARWAGDPFRPRVAGDVVYARGACDMKAGMVAILAALAAIREAGARLRGQMSAHFVVSEEDGGLGAFGTLERGHTGDACIITEPTSGALMTANAGALTFRIQVPGRATHGSTRYVGVSAIDAYLPIHRALADLEARRNAGCDPLMSEYPIPYPLSVGTVHSGDWASSVPDLLVAEGRLGVRLGEDPARARSELEACVAEACAADPWLRSHPATVTWPGGQFASGRLPAGHPLTARVGNAHADVTGGPRPAERGAPYGSDLRLYAGAGIPTLQYGPGDVRHAHGPQEQVRVSEVVTVTRALVLAALRTVGTK
- a CDS encoding GNAT family N-acetyltransferase, whose product is MISPVVLRVAATPAAPALVLRPWSLAEAAPLVEVFRDAELRRWTSHIVENEADGTRWVRSQQQSWSARDRFNFAVLEEQPEGHRGSLLGSVVLKAVAPGEPAAEVGYWTAAHARGKGVASRAVEALCGWAFDAFEADGLERLELLHQVDNRASCRVAQKSRFDFHRVLPAAPPSFPHPGHLHVRRASH
- a CDS encoding Lrp/AsnC family transcriptional regulator, producing MDAIDQAIIRYVLHHARAPYAQIGRAAGLSAPAAKRRLDRLVATGAIRGFTALIDPQALAWHTEAFVEIYCTGNPTPAELCQALEGIPEVVEACTVSGAADAVVHMLARDITHLEQAIQRVRATAPVERTESAIVLSRLLNRPRV
- a CDS encoding TetR/AcrR family transcriptional regulator, producing the protein MAADTKARMISAAIGLLQRHGLAAMSFTDVLAESGAARGAIYHHFPGGKQQLALEAARRNAEDVRGHLHELPARTPRDVVEAFLGGVRPVVQASAGGGGCAIAAVTVDGGAAIADQSGLRAVAAEAFTGWGGELAGKLTHAGMSSSQAADLATLMIVTLEGAHILCRAAGSIAPFDRAAAALLAGLPSSG